In Nitrosococcus oceani ATCC 19707, the following proteins share a genomic window:
- a CDS encoding peptide chain release factor 3 — protein sequence MSPTELIREIEKRRTFAIISHPDAGKTTLTEKLLLFGGAIQLAGTVKSRKASRHATSDWMELEKQRGISVTSSVMQFPYKDRIINLLDTPGHADFSEDTYRTLTAVDSALMVIDSAKGVEERTIKLMEVCRLRNTPILTFINKLDREGQEPIELLDEIERVLGIRCAPLTWPIGMGKRFKGIFHLSHNRIHLFSPTHGGKIKTGEQIQGLDNPRLSELLGNQVEELQEEIALVQGASHPFDKEAFLAGEQTPVFFGSAMNNFGVEELLDAYVEYAPSPRARETATRRVAPKELKFSGFVFKIQANMDPQHRDRIAFLRVCSGSYQKGMKLRHTRLGREVQIANVLTFMAGEREQAETAWPGDIIGFHNHGTIQIGDTFTQGEELQFTGIPHFAPELFRRVRLKDPLRTKALLKGLQQLSEEGATQLFRPLLGNDLILGAVGVLQFDVVAHRLKHEYSVDCGYDSVQVVTARWVSCNDSRRLEEFRTKAAAHLALDGAGNLTYLAPTRVNLDLTMERWPEVAFHAIREHALGVEDGNPLVASL from the coding sequence ATGTCACCCACTGAACTTATCCGAGAAATAGAGAAAAGAAGAACCTTCGCTATCATTTCCCACCCGGATGCAGGGAAAACGACTCTCACGGAGAAATTACTGCTTTTCGGTGGGGCGATCCAGTTAGCGGGTACCGTAAAATCCCGCAAGGCGTCGCGCCATGCCACTTCGGACTGGATGGAATTGGAAAAGCAGCGGGGAATTTCGGTCACTTCCTCGGTGATGCAGTTCCCTTATAAAGATCGTATTATCAATTTATTGGATACGCCTGGCCATGCTGATTTTTCCGAGGATACTTATCGGACTCTGACTGCTGTGGATTCGGCTTTGATGGTCATTGATAGCGCCAAGGGCGTTGAAGAGCGAACCATCAAATTGATGGAAGTTTGTCGCCTGCGCAATACGCCTATTCTGACTTTTATCAATAAGCTGGATCGAGAAGGCCAAGAACCTATCGAACTCCTAGACGAAATTGAGCGGGTACTGGGGATTCGCTGCGCGCCCTTGACTTGGCCCATTGGGATGGGAAAACGCTTTAAAGGAATTTTCCATCTAAGCCATAACCGCATCCATTTATTCAGCCCTACCCATGGCGGCAAGATCAAAACTGGGGAGCAGATTCAAGGATTGGATAATCCCCGTCTCAGTGAACTGCTAGGCAACCAGGTGGAAGAATTGCAAGAAGAAATCGCTCTGGTGCAGGGTGCCAGTCATCCCTTTGATAAGGAAGCTTTTCTGGCTGGAGAGCAGACGCCCGTGTTTTTCGGATCAGCCATGAATAATTTTGGCGTGGAAGAACTGCTAGATGCTTATGTGGAGTATGCGCCTTCCCCTCGGGCCCGTGAGACGGCGACTCGCAGGGTAGCCCCCAAGGAGCTAAAATTTAGCGGCTTTGTATTCAAGATCCAGGCCAATATGGATCCCCAGCATCGGGATCGGATCGCCTTTTTGCGAGTGTGCTCCGGCAGCTACCAGAAAGGGATGAAGTTGCGACATACTCGCTTGGGACGGGAGGTACAAATCGCCAATGTCCTAACCTTCATGGCCGGGGAACGGGAGCAAGCTGAAACTGCTTGGCCTGGTGACATTATTGGCTTTCACAACCATGGCACTATCCAAATTGGTGATACTTTCACCCAAGGCGAGGAGCTGCAATTTACTGGAATTCCCCATTTTGCGCCGGAGCTTTTTCGCCGGGTTCGCCTCAAAGATCCGCTCCGTACGAAAGCCTTGCTTAAAGGGTTACAACAGCTAAGCGAGGAAGGAGCAACCCAGCTCTTTCGCCCTTTGCTGGGTAACGACTTGATTTTGGGGGCAGTAGGGGTGCTCCAGTTCGATGTGGTCGCCCATCGCCTAAAACATGAATATAGCGTAGATTGTGGTTATGATAGTGTGCAAGTGGTCACTGCCCGTTGGGTGAGCTGTAACGACTCTCGGCGGTTGGAGGAATTTCGCACCAAAGCGGCTGCTCATTTAGCTTTGGATGGAGCGGGCAATCTTACTTATTTAGCGCCCACTCGGGTTAACCTGGATCTCACCATGGAACGTTGGCCCGAAGTGGCTTTCCATGCTATTAGGGAGCACGCTTTGGGGGTAGAAGACGGAAATCCATTAGTGGCGAGCCTATAA
- a CDS encoding EAL domain-containing protein, translating into MLDKAHPEATRFRAKQVEILYEQSHVGQAASIVAALILIAVFWTVTPHRTLAGWAFFFTLVTVLRVGLAHRYARSPDHSKQVGEWLAWFMTGIGISGATWGSAVIFLVPNGSLVHTGFAALWICGLSAGAIATFSIIKGAFFAFSLPALLPSALYLIISGDMKEATVGGAQLMFLGFISLSAVRMHKTLVQSLTLQFENARLVDHLDTEKKKVEKLNEQLEKKVLKRTAELAQANANLQRDIIKRQRAEQALFAEKELLQITLHSIGDGVITTNAEGIVEYLNPVAEKLTGWSCDKARGLPLATVFRVIDEQTREPIADPIAQCLKEGGAIEIANHSVVISRNGQEYAIQDSAAPISSRTGEVLGVVLVFSDVTEARHMTRQITHQATHDSLTGLVNRREFEHRLERVLATLKAESAEYALCYFDLDRFKVINDTCGHVAGDELLRQVSEVLRGQIRKRDTLARLGGDEFGVLLEHCSLKQAQRVATAIHKAIEDFQFTWEGKSFRIGVSIGLVPITKASMGIAVVLKAADTACYAAKNKGRNRIHVYHETDKELASHRGEVQWMTRIHRALKENYFQVYFQPIIPLATEKEEKCYEVFLRLEDGAGGVVLPGAFLPTAERYNLAVKIDRWMIANTFTWLAQNPEPLRTCFINLSGHSLRNKTFLAFIIEQLEKTPIPSIQICFEITEAAATANLSCTIRFIKSLKSHGCKFSLDDFGSSLSSFAYLKNLPVDFLKIDGLFVKDILDDPIDLAIVRSINEIGQIMKKQTIAEWVEKEEVLEKLREIGVNYAQGYWINPPQPLTEMKSPQKR; encoded by the coding sequence ATGCTAGACAAGGCGCATCCTGAAGCAACCCGCTTCCGGGCTAAACAAGTCGAAATACTTTATGAGCAATCGCATGTCGGACAGGCCGCCAGCATAGTGGCAGCACTCATCCTTATCGCAGTATTCTGGACCGTGACGCCACATAGAACTCTGGCGGGCTGGGCCTTCTTCTTTACGCTTGTCACTGTACTGCGAGTTGGATTGGCTCATCGATACGCTCGCTCACCGGACCACTCCAAGCAGGTGGGTGAGTGGCTAGCATGGTTTATGACAGGGATAGGGATCTCCGGTGCAACCTGGGGCTCGGCAGTTATTTTCCTTGTCCCCAATGGTTCCCTGGTTCATACGGGATTCGCAGCCCTTTGGATCTGTGGATTATCCGCAGGCGCAATAGCTACCTTCTCTATTATTAAAGGCGCTTTCTTTGCTTTTTCGCTTCCTGCGCTGCTCCCCAGCGCCTTGTATTTGATAATAAGCGGAGACATGAAAGAAGCCACCGTGGGGGGAGCGCAGTTGATGTTCCTGGGATTTATCTCTCTCAGCGCGGTGCGGATGCACAAAACCCTAGTGCAAAGTTTAACCCTTCAATTTGAAAACGCCCGCCTGGTAGATCATCTGGATACGGAAAAAAAGAAGGTGGAGAAACTCAACGAGCAACTAGAAAAAAAGGTGCTCAAGCGAACCGCCGAACTTGCCCAAGCCAATGCCAATCTACAACGAGATATTATCAAGCGCCAGCGTGCTGAGCAAGCTTTGTTCGCAGAAAAAGAGCTCCTTCAAATCACCCTCCACTCTATCGGGGATGGGGTCATTACCACGAACGCCGAAGGCATCGTCGAATACTTGAACCCAGTCGCGGAAAAATTGACCGGCTGGTCGTGTGACAAAGCACGGGGTTTACCGCTAGCAACTGTGTTTCGGGTCATCGACGAACAGACCCGTGAACCCATTGCTGACCCTATCGCCCAGTGCCTAAAGGAAGGGGGCGCAATCGAAATAGCAAATCATAGTGTGGTCATTAGCCGGAACGGCCAAGAATATGCTATTCAGGACTCGGCTGCTCCGATTAGCAGCCGCACGGGAGAAGTATTAGGCGTGGTTTTAGTATTCAGCGATGTCACCGAAGCGCGCCATATGACGCGTCAGATCACCCACCAGGCCACCCATGACTCATTGACCGGCCTAGTTAACCGACGGGAGTTCGAGCACCGCTTGGAGCGGGTGCTGGCAACATTAAAAGCCGAATCGGCCGAGTACGCCCTATGCTACTTTGATCTCGACCGCTTCAAGGTCATCAATGATACCTGCGGACATGTAGCAGGAGACGAACTACTGCGGCAAGTCTCGGAAGTACTAAGGGGGCAAATTAGAAAACGGGATACTTTAGCCCGTCTGGGTGGAGATGAGTTTGGGGTATTGCTAGAGCATTGTTCTCTAAAACAAGCCCAGCGGGTAGCTACCGCAATACACAAGGCTATCGAAGACTTTCAATTTACTTGGGAGGGCAAAAGTTTCCGTATCGGTGTAAGCATTGGGTTGGTTCCCATCACCAAGGCTAGCATGGGAATCGCGGTAGTGCTAAAAGCTGCGGATACTGCCTGTTATGCGGCTAAAAACAAGGGCCGTAACCGTATTCATGTGTACCACGAAACTGATAAGGAACTAGCCTCTCACCGGGGAGAAGTGCAGTGGATGACCCGAATACACCGCGCTCTTAAGGAAAATTACTTCCAAGTATATTTCCAACCCATCATACCCCTTGCAACCGAAAAAGAGGAGAAGTGCTATGAGGTATTTCTGCGGCTGGAGGATGGCGCGGGAGGAGTAGTTTTACCTGGCGCTTTCTTACCGACAGCGGAACGTTATAATCTTGCAGTTAAAATTGACCGCTGGATGATCGCTAATACCTTTACCTGGTTAGCCCAGAATCCTGAACCCCTGCGCACCTGTTTCATCAATTTGTCCGGGCACTCACTCAGAAACAAAACCTTTCTGGCCTTTATTATCGAGCAGCTTGAGAAAACCCCCATACCGTCTATCCAGATATGCTTTGAAATCACCGAAGCAGCAGCAACCGCCAATCTCTCCTGTACCATCCGCTTCATCAAATCGCTAAAATCCCATGGTTGCAAGTTCTCATTGGATGACTTTGGCAGTAGCCTATCTTCCTTTGCTTATCTCAAAAATTTACCGGTGGATTTTTTGAAGATCGATGGTCTTTTTGTAAAAGACATCCTAGACGATCCCATCGATTTAGCCATAGTTCGCTCAATCAATGAGATAGGGCAGATTATGAAAAAGCAGACGATAGCCGAATGGGTAGAAAAGGAAGAAGTACTAGAGAAACTGCGAGAAATTGGTGTAAATTATGCCCAAGGGTATTGGATTAATCCGCCCCAGCCTCTCACAGAAATGAAATCCCCGCAAAAAAGATAA
- the rnhB gene encoding ribonuclease HII, with protein MLLDGGILSTSVLGQRVAGVDEVGRGPLAGPVIAGAVILDPECPISGVKDSKQLTAPARERLAALIQAQAVAWALGRAEAAEIDQFNILQASLLAMERAISALSVVPDLVLVDGKHCPPTVCPVRAIVKGDQQIMAIGAASIVAKVARDAEMIAFEESYPGYGFGIHKGYPTRAHLAALKALGPCSIHRRSFRPVRRFLEA; from the coding sequence ATGTTACTTGATGGCGGGATATTGAGTACATCAGTTCTGGGACAAAGAGTTGCGGGGGTGGATGAAGTAGGCCGCGGTCCCTTAGCTGGCCCGGTTATCGCCGGGGCGGTGATTCTTGATCCGGAATGTCCGATTAGCGGGGTAAAGGACTCCAAACAGTTGACGGCACCCGCGCGGGAACGTTTGGCTGCGCTCATCCAAGCGCAGGCAGTCGCTTGGGCCTTAGGTCGGGCTGAAGCTGCGGAGATCGATCAGTTTAATATCTTGCAGGCCAGCTTGTTAGCAATGGAGCGAGCTATTTCGGCACTTTCAGTGGTTCCCGACCTGGTTTTGGTAGATGGCAAGCATTGTCCCCCCACCGTGTGTCCCGTACGGGCCATCGTCAAGGGGGACCAACAGATTATGGCTATCGGGGCTGCTTCTATTGTGGCCAAGGTAGCCCGGGATGCCGAGATGATCGCTTTTGAGGAAAGCTATCCAGGCTACGGTTTTGGAATTCATAAAGGTTATCCGACCCGGGCTCATCTGGCTGCTCTGAAAGCACTGGGCCCCTGCTCCATTCACCGGCGCTCTTTTCGGCCGGTGAGACGCTTCTTGGAAGCATAG
- the ribBA gene encoding bifunctional 3,4-dihydroxy-2-butanone-4-phosphate synthase/GTP cyclohydrolase II: protein MPLSKTEAIIQDLREGKMVILMDDEDRENEGDLIMAASQVRAPDINFMARYGRGLICLTLTEARCRQLRLPLMVSDSNAKYSTNFTVSIEAATGVTTGISAADRARTVQAAVAPEARPEDLEQPGHIFPLMARPGGVLTRAGHTEAGCDLARLAGFEPAAVIVEILNEDGSMARRPDLEVFAERHGLKLGTIADLIRYRLEHERSVARVAECALPTEQGLFRLLAYQDLVDQQLHLALVRGELCPEEPALVRVHMADTLCDILQVRRGDCGWPLHDAMTRIAKAGTGVVVILRRPESSSDLVQRIQDYNLEDQGERLPRQEPPNDLRTYGVGAQILTDLGVQKMRVMSAPRRMHGLAGFGLEVVDYVT, encoded by the coding sequence ATGCCCTTGAGCAAGACGGAAGCGATCATTCAGGATCTCCGTGAAGGAAAAATGGTTATCCTCATGGACGATGAGGATCGGGAGAATGAGGGAGACTTGATTATGGCAGCCTCCCAGGTGAGGGCGCCAGATATCAATTTTATGGCCCGCTATGGACGGGGATTGATTTGTCTGACCTTGACTGAGGCCCGTTGCCGCCAATTACGGCTGCCCTTAATGGTGTCAGACAGTAACGCTAAATATAGTACTAATTTTACGGTATCCATCGAAGCGGCAACGGGGGTGACTACGGGAATTTCCGCAGCGGATCGGGCTCGCACCGTGCAAGCGGCGGTTGCTCCAGAGGCGCGCCCCGAGGATTTGGAGCAGCCGGGCCATATTTTCCCCCTCATGGCTCGTCCAGGGGGAGTGCTTACCCGAGCAGGGCATACGGAGGCAGGTTGTGACTTGGCGCGGCTGGCTGGTTTTGAGCCGGCGGCAGTCATTGTGGAAATTCTCAATGAAGATGGAAGTATGGCCCGCCGCCCGGATCTGGAAGTTTTTGCCGAGCGCCACGGTTTGAAACTGGGCACCATCGCCGATCTGATTCGTTACCGTTTAGAACATGAACGCTCTGTCGCACGGGTAGCCGAGTGCGCTCTGCCTACGGAACAGGGGCTGTTCCGCCTCTTAGCTTATCAGGATCTGGTGGACCAGCAGCTCCATCTGGCTTTAGTTAGGGGCGAGCTTTGTCCTGAAGAGCCGGCTTTGGTGCGTGTTCACATGGCTGATACCCTTTGCGATATTCTCCAGGTACGGCGCGGTGATTGTGGCTGGCCCTTGCACGATGCCATGACTCGCATCGCCAAGGCGGGTACCGGCGTGGTCGTGATTCTACGCCGGCCGGAATCTTCTAGTGATTTGGTGCAGCGAATTCAGGACTATAATCTGGAGGATCAGGGGGAGCGTTTGCCTCGGCAAGAGCCTCCAAATGATTTGCGGACTTATGGAGTTGGAGCCCAGATCTTGACTGATTTGGGTGTGCAAAAGATGCGGGTGATGAGCGCTCCCCGGCGAATGCATGGGCTGGCGGGTTTTGGCCTGGAAGTGGTGGATTATGTTACTTGA
- a CDS encoding riboflavin synthase has product MFTGIIRAVGKVVALQFMGSAAVLRIDGGKLGFAQASIGDSIAVNGVCLTVTRQENNIFDADVSQETLSRTVLGRLQPGDRVNLEPALTLKDGLGGHLTSGHCDGVGTVVERKPVAGSIGFSIHAPANLAKYIAEKGSICVDGVSLTVNEVKGSLFMVNIIPHTLEATTLNEYHSEREVNLEVDLLARYLESLLRGDSVATTRPRLGESLLTRHNFSK; this is encoded by the coding sequence ATGTTCACCGGGATTATTCGGGCGGTTGGGAAGGTGGTGGCGCTACAATTCATGGGGAGCGCGGCTGTTCTGCGTATCGATGGCGGTAAACTGGGTTTTGCCCAGGCTAGTATTGGCGACAGTATCGCTGTTAACGGGGTTTGTTTAACTGTGACTCGCCAGGAAAACAACATTTTCGATGCTGATGTTTCCCAGGAAACTTTATCCCGCACGGTACTAGGGAGGCTGCAGCCTGGCGATCGAGTCAATCTGGAGCCAGCCCTCACCCTCAAGGATGGTCTTGGCGGACATTTAACCAGTGGCCATTGCGATGGCGTGGGAACGGTGGTTGAGCGCAAACCAGTAGCTGGGAGCATCGGTTTTTCTATCCATGCGCCGGCAAATCTAGCCAAGTACATTGCCGAGAAAGGGTCCATTTGCGTTGATGGCGTGAGTTTGACCGTTAACGAAGTGAAGGGGAGCCTCTTCATGGTGAATATTATCCCCCATACCCTGGAAGCTACTACCTTAAACGAATACCATTCGGAACGGGAGGTAAATTTAGAAGTGGATCTTTTAGCTCGTTATTTAGAGAGCCTGTTACGCGGTGACTCGGTAGCGACAACTCGGCCACGTCTTGGTGAATCTCTCCTCACCCGACATAATTTTAGTAAATAA
- the ribD gene encoding bifunctional diaminohydroxyphosphoribosylaminopyrimidine deaminase/5-amino-6-(5-phosphoribosylamino)uracil reductase RibD → MNDRAYMARALKLAQRGLFTTDPNPRVGCVLVRGGEIVGEGWHQQAGDSHAEINALRQAGIRAQGSTCYVTLEPCCHRGRTPPCTEALIEAGVVRVVAAMGDPHPKVASQGLAQLREAGLQVEHGLLQEEAQALNVGFVQRLVQGRPWVRCKLAMSLDGATALASGESRWITASPARRDVQRWRARSSAILTGIGTVVRDDPSLNVRYEELQDEVPPGFSRQPLRVVLDRRLAIMAQARLLSLRGPVMIVCADATSPKAESLRGRGVEVISLPVTPQGLDLMALMAVLAAREINELHVECGARLAGSLLQAGLMDELVLYIAPKLMGEAALGLLQLPGIQTMRDCIEVDIKEMRAVGQDWRLVAKIASPSR, encoded by the coding sequence GTGAACGATAGAGCGTACATGGCTCGGGCTCTGAAGCTAGCCCAGCGCGGTTTATTTACTACTGACCCTAATCCCCGGGTAGGCTGCGTCCTGGTGCGTGGCGGCGAAATAGTAGGGGAGGGCTGGCATCAACAGGCCGGCGACTCCCATGCGGAAATCAACGCCTTGCGCCAAGCGGGTATTCGGGCCCAAGGGTCTACTTGTTATGTGACCTTAGAGCCTTGCTGTCACCGAGGGCGAACTCCACCCTGCACTGAGGCTTTAATTGAGGCGGGCGTGGTGAGAGTTGTCGCGGCGATGGGAGACCCTCATCCAAAAGTCGCCAGCCAAGGATTGGCGCAACTTAGAGAGGCTGGTCTCCAAGTGGAGCATGGGTTATTGCAGGAAGAGGCTCAGGCCCTTAACGTGGGTTTTGTCCAACGCTTGGTCCAAGGTCGTCCCTGGGTACGTTGTAAGCTAGCCATGAGTTTGGATGGGGCCACGGCGCTAGCTTCTGGAGAGAGTCGTTGGATTACCGCTTCCCCTGCCCGTCGGGATGTGCAGCGGTGGCGGGCCCGCAGTTCCGCGATCTTAACGGGGATTGGTACTGTCGTGCGAGATGATCCCTCCCTCAACGTCCGTTATGAAGAATTGCAAGACGAGGTGCCGCCAGGGTTTAGCCGCCAACCATTGCGCGTTGTCCTGGACCGCCGATTAGCCATTATGGCGCAGGCCCGGTTGCTTTCGTTGCGGGGACCGGTAATGATTGTATGCGCTGATGCAACCTCACCTAAAGCGGAATCTTTACGTGGCAGGGGTGTGGAAGTGATCAGCCTGCCGGTGACTCCCCAAGGGTTGGACTTAATGGCCTTAATGGCGGTTCTGGCTGCGCGGGAAATTAATGAGCTTCATGTGGAATGCGGTGCGCGGTTGGCAGGTTCGCTGCTCCAGGCCGGTTTAATGGACGAGCTTGTACTGTATATTGCTCCTAAATTGATGGGAGAGGCCGCCTTAGGGTTATTGCAACTGCCTGGCATTCAAACCATGAGGGATTGCATTGAGGTAGACATCAAGGAAATGCGGGCGGTGGGTCAGGATTGGCGATTAGTGGCTAAGATAGCGTCGCCTAGCAGATAG
- the nrdR gene encoding transcriptional regulator NrdR, translating into MHCPFCGAGDTKVTDSRLANEGEAIRRRRECQGCGERFTTYEAADLVLPRLLKRNGTREPFQEEKLRAGILRAVEKRPVSTEAVEAAIRRIVHRLRASGEREFDSQVLGEWVMDELRHLDEVAYVRFASVYRRFQDVQAFREEIERLERALSLEERAAQLSLLLDGGSLVNKSN; encoded by the coding sequence ATGCATTGTCCATTCTGCGGGGCGGGAGATACTAAAGTCACCGACTCCCGTCTAGCAAATGAGGGCGAGGCCATCCGCCGCCGCCGAGAATGTCAAGGGTGTGGTGAGCGTTTTACCACCTATGAAGCTGCAGACCTGGTTTTGCCCCGATTACTCAAACGCAACGGTACGCGGGAACCCTTTCAGGAAGAAAAGCTTCGGGCCGGTATCCTGCGGGCGGTGGAAAAACGTCCTGTCAGCACGGAGGCGGTGGAGGCCGCCATTCGCCGGATTGTCCATCGCTTGCGGGCGAGCGGCGAGCGGGAATTCGACTCCCAGGTGCTTGGGGAGTGGGTCATGGATGAGCTGCGCCACCTGGATGAGGTAGCTTATGTCCGCTTTGCTTCCGTTTACCGCCGTTTTCAAGACGTGCAAGCTTTTCGGGAAGAAATCGAACGCTTAGAACGAGCGCTTTCGCTGGAAGAAAGGGCCGCCCAGCTATCTTTACTGCTTGATGGAGGATCTTTGGTTAATAAATCGAACTGA
- the glyA gene encoding serine hydroxymethyltransferase, protein MYSKEMRIASYDEELETALTNEARRQEEHIELIASENYVSPRVLEAQGSVLTNKYAEGYPGKRYYGGCEYVDVAERLAIERAKILFEADYANVQPHSGSQANAAACLALLAPGDTLMGLSLAHGGHLTHGAKVNFSGQIFNAVQFGVNADTGLIDYDEVEQLAKAHRPKLIIAGFTAYSRIVDWQRFRAIADGVGAYLLADIAHLAGMIAAGIYPNPVQIADVTTSTTHKTLRGPRSGLILAKANPEIEKKLNSKVFPGIQGGPLMHVVAAKAVAFKEAMEPAFKDYQRQVIRNAQAMAEAIQSRGYKIVSGGTDSHLFLVDLVAKGLTGKAADAALGRANITVNKNTVPNDPQSPFVTSGIRIGSPAMTTRGFKEAEICELAGWVCDVLDDIENETVIADTKEKVLALCARFPVYG, encoded by the coding sequence ATGTATAGCAAAGAGATGCGTATTGCCAGTTATGATGAGGAACTCGAGACCGCTCTTACCAATGAAGCACGGCGGCAAGAGGAACATATTGAATTAATTGCTTCGGAGAATTATGTCAGTCCTCGGGTTTTAGAAGCCCAAGGGTCCGTGCTCACTAACAAGTACGCCGAAGGCTATCCTGGCAAGCGTTATTATGGGGGCTGTGAGTACGTGGATGTGGCGGAGCGGTTAGCTATCGAACGGGCTAAAATATTGTTCGAGGCTGATTATGCTAATGTCCAACCCCACTCTGGCTCTCAGGCGAATGCCGCTGCCTGTCTAGCTTTGCTAGCGCCGGGCGATACCCTCATGGGGTTGAGTCTTGCCCATGGCGGGCATCTCACCCATGGCGCCAAGGTCAATTTTTCAGGTCAAATTTTTAACGCAGTTCAGTTTGGGGTAAATGCAGATACGGGACTTATTGACTATGATGAGGTGGAGCAGCTAGCAAAGGCACATCGCCCCAAACTGATTATCGCCGGATTTACCGCTTATTCCCGTATAGTTGATTGGCAGCGTTTCCGAGCGATCGCGGATGGAGTAGGCGCCTATTTGCTAGCGGATATCGCCCATCTGGCCGGGATGATCGCCGCAGGAATTTATCCTAATCCAGTGCAAATCGCCGATGTCACGACTAGCACAACCCATAAAACTTTACGGGGTCCCCGTTCAGGACTGATTTTGGCTAAAGCCAACCCTGAGATTGAGAAAAAACTCAATTCCAAGGTCTTTCCCGGTATTCAAGGGGGGCCTTTAATGCATGTTGTCGCGGCCAAGGCGGTAGCCTTTAAAGAGGCTATGGAGCCGGCGTTTAAGGATTATCAACGGCAAGTGATTCGCAATGCCCAGGCGATGGCAGAGGCTATTCAGTCTCGAGGCTATAAAATTGTTTCCGGTGGGACCGATAGTCATCTGTTTTTAGTGGATCTCGTTGCCAAGGGTTTGACCGGCAAGGCTGCAGATGCCGCGTTGGGTCGAGCAAATATCACCGTAAATAAAAATACGGTGCCTAATGATCCTCAATCTCCGTTTGTAACCAGTGGTATTCGCATTGGTAGCCCCGCCATGACTACGCGTGGTTTTAAGGAAGCGGAGATTTGCGAATTAGCGGGATGGGTTTGTGATGTGCTGGACGATATTGAAAATGAGACTGTAATTGCGGACACTAAGGAGAAAGTATTGGCTCTCTGCGCCCGCTTCCCGGTCTATGGTTAG
- the egtD gene encoding L-histidine N(alpha)-methyltransferase: MNSVLSSQKRGEPAFHDYRPAQARFREDVLSGLTKSQRRIPPKYFYDEKGSRLFDAICQLPEYYPTRTEIQLLKHYGAEMAEYIGEGSVLVEFGSGSSLKIRVLLDALEPAAYLPIDISREHLFHAAKRLAGDYPGVAIHAVCADYSQPLGLPGGFAEKPKAGFFPGSSIGNFEPEEARQFLTRIAALLGPGSGLLIGVDLKKEAALLNAAYNDNQGITAAFNLNLLQRINRELEGNFDLTGFEHHALYNSAEGRVEMHLVSLKDQAVTVNNQTFQFQAGETLHTENSYKYSIEEFQQLASSAGFQPQQVWTDREDLFSVHYLSL; this comes from the coding sequence ATGAATTCTGTCCTCTCTAGCCAGAAGCGGGGTGAACCTGCTTTCCATGACTATCGGCCGGCGCAAGCGCGGTTTCGGGAAGATGTTCTCTCTGGATTAACTAAAAGCCAGCGCCGGATTCCCCCTAAGTACTTTTACGATGAAAAGGGCTCCCGCCTCTTTGATGCTATCTGCCAATTGCCTGAGTATTATCCTACTCGCACTGAAATTCAGTTACTTAAGCACTATGGGGCGGAAATGGCGGAATATATAGGCGAGGGCAGTGTGCTGGTAGAGTTTGGCAGCGGGAGTAGTCTCAAGATCCGCGTTCTTCTCGATGCCTTGGAGCCAGCAGCCTATTTACCCATTGATATTTCCCGTGAGCATCTATTCCATGCCGCTAAGCGGCTGGCCGGGGATTATCCCGGGGTGGCTATCCACGCCGTCTGCGCAGATTATAGCCAGCCCTTGGGATTGCCCGGGGGGTTCGCCGAAAAGCCTAAAGCAGGATTTTTTCCAGGCTCAAGTATTGGTAACTTCGAGCCTGAAGAAGCCCGCCAATTTCTGACGCGGATAGCAGCTTTGCTAGGGCCGGGGAGCGGCTTGCTTATCGGCGTGGATTTAAAGAAAGAGGCCGCCCTGCTCAATGCCGCCTATAACGATAACCAGGGTATTACGGCGGCTTTTAATCTAAACCTGTTGCAGCGCATTAACCGGGAACTGGAAGGGAATTTCGATCTGACCGGCTTTGAGCATCATGCCCTTTATAATTCTGCTGAGGGGCGAGTGGAAATGCACTTGGTCAGCCTTAAAGACCAGGCGGTGACGGTAAACAATCAAACCTTCCAATTCCAGGCTGGGGAAACGCTTCATACGGAAAATTCCTATAAATACAGTATTGAAGAATTCCAACAACTGGCGAGTTCAGCAGGGTTCCAACCACAGCAAGTTTGGACTGATCGGGAGGATTTGTTCAGTGTCCATTACCTGAGTCTTTAA